A window of Anaerolineae bacterium contains these coding sequences:
- a CDS encoding carbohydrate kinase family protein: MKDFDILVVGELNLDLIITGDVTPAFGQAEKLVDDATFTLGSSSAIFAGGVARLGLRVAFIGKVGDDDFGQVALRFLQERGIDTSGVVIDPTLKTGLSVILSRPEDRAILTHLGAIAALRYEEIDQTLLARARHLHLGSFFLLDSLIPNVPTLFETARSSGLTTSLDTNYDPLEQWNSGLANVLAHTNVFLPNEIELRGVTGETNLAVALGRLARRDLLVATKLGPEGAIAQHGNKIVRADPLPVDVVDTTGAGDSFDAGFIYGYLAGWELSRALRLGCVCGSLSTRATGGATAQATLDEALAAM; this comes from the coding sequence ATGAAAGACTTTGACATCCTTGTCGTGGGCGAGTTAAATTTAGACCTGATTATAACCGGCGATGTCACCCCTGCCTTTGGCCAGGCCGAAAAGCTGGTAGACGACGCCACGTTCACCCTGGGCAGTTCGTCGGCCATTTTTGCCGGCGGCGTGGCCCGGCTGGGGCTGCGGGTGGCCTTCATTGGCAAAGTGGGCGACGATGATTTTGGCCAGGTGGCCCTGCGTTTTCTGCAAGAGCGCGGCATTGATACATCTGGCGTGGTGATTGACCCCACCCTAAAAACCGGCCTCAGCGTCATCCTTTCCCGCCCCGAGGACCGGGCCATTTTAACCCATCTTGGCGCTATTGCCGCGCTGCGCTATGAGGAAATTGACCAAACGCTTTTGGCCCGCGCCCGGCACCTGCACCTGGGTAGTTTTTTTCTGTTAGATTCCCTCATCCCCAACGTGCCGACGCTGTTTGAAACAGCCCGGTCGTCCGGCCTGACCACCTCCCTTGACACCAATTACGACCCCTTGGAACAGTGGAACAGTGGCCTGGCCAACGTGCTGGCCCATACCAACGTATTTTTGCCCAACGAAATTGAACTCCGGGGCGTTACCGGAGAGACAAACCTGGCAGTTGCTCTGGGCAGGTTGGCCCGGCGTGACCTGTTGGTCGCAACCAAACTTGGCCCAGAGGGAGCCATCGCCCAACATGGCAATAAAATTGTGCGGGCCGACCCGCTGCCGGTGGACGTGGTTGACACCACCGGGGCCGGAGACTCTTTTGACGCCGGGTTTATCTATGGTTATTTGGCCGGTTGGGAACTCTCCCGCGCCCTGCGCCTGGGCTGCGTGTGCGGCTCTTTGTCCACCCGCGCTACCGGAGGCGCCACTGCCCAGGCTACCCTGGATGAGGCTTTGGCGGCGATGTAG
- a CDS encoding cupin domain-containing protein, which translates to MIVRNYLDTEYKLESSHAGQGQVKNVRLFEAEDFDTKLRFIYYLEMEPNTSIGYHQHGHNEEAYVVLEGQGLMTVNGEARAVKTGDVILNKPGWSHGLENTSGQVLKLLVFEVTQ; encoded by the coding sequence ATGATTGTCAGAAATTATTTGGACACAGAATATAAACTGGAGTCCTCGCACGCCGGGCAGGGGCAGGTAAAAAATGTGCGCCTGTTTGAGGCGGAAGATTTTGACACCAAACTGCGCTTCATCTACTATCTGGAAATGGAGCCAAATACATCCATTGGTTACCACCAGCATGGCCACAATGAAGAGGCTTACGTTGTTCTTGAGGGCCAGGGCCTGATGACGGTAAACGGCGAAGCCAGGGCGGTGAAAACCGGCGACGTTATCTTGAACAAACCCGGCTGGAGCCACGGCCTGGAAAACACCTCCGGCCAGGTTTTGAAACTCTTGGTTTTTGAAGTAACGCAATAA
- a CDS encoding nucleotidyltransferase, with protein sequence MLTPTLIVMAAGIGSRYGGLKQVDPIGPHGEIILDYSIYDALKAGFGKIVFIIRADIEQVFREKVGRTIEERSDTTYVFQKIEDLPPGFAVPPDRKKPWGTGHAVLSCRHVVNTPFAVINADDFYGQSSFQTLADYLKQAQDREGVYDYCMVGYVVENTLTEHGHVARGVCAVNQDGFLMGIRERTRIEKFGETAKYTEDGEHWFEIPKGSFVSMNMWGFTPVFLAELAARFPPFLQNNRNNLQKAEYFLPDVVGELLKENKATVKVLPTGERWFGVTYQEDKPRVKQAIRDLIGQGVYPENLWGAP encoded by the coding sequence ATGCTTACACCTACCCTCATTGTTATGGCCGCCGGAATCGGCAGCCGCTATGGCGGCTTAAAACAGGTTGACCCCATTGGCCCCCACGGCGAAATCATTCTGGATTATTCTATTTACGACGCCCTCAAGGCCGGCTTTGGTAAAATAGTATTCATCATCAGGGCGGATATTGAGCAAGTATTCCGAGAAAAAGTAGGCCGGACGATTGAAGAACGCAGCGATACCACTTATGTTTTTCAAAAAATCGAAGACCTCCCGCCCGGCTTTGCCGTTCCGCCGGACCGCAAAAAACCCTGGGGCACCGGGCACGCTGTGCTCAGTTGCCGCCACGTGGTGAATACCCCCTTTGCCGTGATCAACGCCGATGATTTTTACGGCCAATCATCGTTCCAAACGCTGGCCGACTATCTCAAACAGGCCCAAGACCGTGAGGGCGTTTATGATTATTGTATGGTGGGGTACGTGGTGGAAAACACCCTCACCGAACACGGCCACGTGGCCCGCGGCGTTTGCGCGGTAAATCAGGACGGATTTTTGATGGGAATCCGTGAGCGCACCCGGATAGAGAAGTTTGGCGAAACGGCCAAATACACTGAAGACGGGGAACACTGGTTTGAGATACCAAAGGGAAGTTTTGTTTCAATGAACATGTGGGGTTTCACCCCGGTTTTCCTGGCCGAACTGGCCGCCCGTTTTCCTCCCTTTTTGCAAAACAACCGGAACAACCTGCAAAAAGCGGAATATTTTCTGCCCGACGTCGTCGGCGAGCTGCTCAAAGAAAACAAGGCCACAGTCAAAGTATTGCCCACCGGCGAGCGCTGGTTTGGCGTAACCTACCAGGAAGACAAACCCAGGGTCAAACAAGCCATCAGAGATTTGATCGGTCAAGGCGTCTATCCAGAAAATTTGTGGGGGGCGCCATGA